The sequence tttgaccatatttatagagaaaagtaggtacatctagaataccaaatggaCATCATTGGATACATCACGAGTTATATTTTCAGAATGTGTATGTTTGATATTGTAGATATAGACAgttttctctatacacttggtcaaatttgacaaagtttgactttcacaaaaatctataggcactacattgtggaatgaagggagtaccaaATTATGCTTGTAGTGGAGATCGATGTTAACCGATGGAGATGTGCTCGTCGTAGGTACAAGTACAGCTTCTCGTTCTTCGGCGACGACTCTGCTATCACGGTGGACGACAACCGCGTCGGCCCGCTGTACAAGCACGTGTTCCCGCCGCGGCTGGCCCCTAGCATCTCCTTCGTCGGACTGCCATTCAAGGGATTCCTTTTCCCGGTGTTCCAGCTCCAGAGCAGCTGGGTGGCCGGGGTTCTGTCGGGGAGGATCGAGCTCCCGTCGTCAGAGCAGATGACGCAGGACGTGGTGTCCTTCTACTCAGACATGGAGGCCCGCGGACACTCAAAGAGGTTCACCCACGACCTGGGCGTAGGCACATTCGAGTACGAGGATTGGCTGGTTGAGCGGTGCGGGCTGGAGAGGATCGAGGAGTGGAGGAAGGAGATCTATGTCACGGCGAGAGGCAGG is a genomic window of Triticum dicoccoides isolate Atlit2015 ecotype Zavitan unplaced genomic scaffold, WEW_v2.0 scaffold37117, whole genome shotgun sequence containing:
- the LOC119346031 gene encoding flavin-containing monooxygenase FMO GS-OX-like 4, translating into IDCAEEDGIVVFQGGSRVKADAIVHYTGYKYSFSFFGDDSAITVDDNRVGPLYKHVFPPRLAPSISFVGLPFKGFLFPVFQLQSSWVAGVLSGRIELPSSEQMTQDVVSFYSDMEARGHSKRFTHDLGVGTFEYEDWLVERCGLERIEEWRKEIYVTARGRVRDQPDSYRDKWDDDAQLLEQAQ